One Triticum dicoccoides isolate Atlit2015 ecotype Zavitan chromosome 3B, WEW_v2.0, whole genome shotgun sequence genomic window, ttcaccgccgccgccgcctcccatttTCTGGTGACTCTGCCAGCTGCCGGCGCCCTCAACATTCTCTGAGCAACGCCGCCACCTCCGACGTCGCCACCGCCATCTTGCCGCCGGGAACCGACTGCTTTCCACCCCGAAACCCCCGCGACCAAGCAGCCGCCTTGCCGTCCCCGACCAGACCCTCACCGGCACACTCGTCGGACGTcggcagggcagctagctggtccgTGCGCACCGTGACTCCCTTTGCCGGTCGTCTTCTTCGTCGACGCTCGCAAGCTGTCTGACAGTTTaccaaggtacaaaatggactccgccgacgagttctttttgaaggaaatatgccctagaggcaataataaagttattatttatttcctcatatcatgataaaagtttattattcatgctagaattgtattaaccggaaacatgatacatgtgtgaatacatagacaaacatatagtcactagtatgcctctacttgactagctcattaatcaaagatggttatgtttcctaaccatagacatgtgttgtcatttgattaatggaatcacatcattaggagaatgatgtgattgacatgacccattccgttagcctagcacttgatcgtttagtatattgctattgctttcttcatgacttatacatgttcctgtaactatgagaattatgcaactcccgtttaccggaggaacactttgagtactaccaaacgtcacaacgtaactgggtgattgtaaaggagtactacatgtgtctccgaaggtacatgttgagttggcgtatttcgagattaggttttgtcactccgattgtcggagaggtatctctgggccctctcggtaatgcacatcattataagcctttcaagcaatgtgaccaaatgagttggttacgggatgatgcattacggaacgagtaaagagacttgccggtaacgagattgaactaggtattggataccgacaatcaaatctcgggcaagtaacataccgatgacaaaaggaacaacgtatgttgttatgcggtttgaccgataaagatcttcgtagaatatgtaggaaccaatatgggcatccaggttccgctattggttattgaccgagaatagttctaagtcatgtctacatagttctcgaacccgtagggtccgcacgcttaacgttacgatgacagttttattatgagtttataagttttgatgtaccgaagtttgttcggagtcccggatgtgatcacggacatgacgaggagtctcgaaatggtcgagacatacagattgatatattggaagcctatgtttggacatcggaaaggttccgggtgaaatcgagattttaccggaacaccgggggttaccggaaccctcccgggggttaatgggccttagtgggccatgagggagaagaggagggccggccgcgcgccccctcccccctagtccgaataggacaaggaaggggggggggcggcgcccccctttcctctttcccctcccccctttccttctccaccaaggcaagaggggggggtcctactcccggtgggagtaggactcctccaggcgcaccccaagggggccggccgcacctccccctccctcctttatatacgggggcaggggggcaccccataacacgcaagttgatctacggatcgttccttagccgtgtgcggtgcccccctccaccatattccacctcggtcatatcgtcgcggagtttaggcgaagccctgcgccggtagaacatcatcatcgtcaccacgccgtcgtgctgacggaactcatccccgaagctttgctggatcggagcccggggatcgtcatcgagctgaacgtgtgctgaactcggaggtgccgtacgtttggtgcttggatcggtcggatcgtgaagacgtacgactacatcaactgcgttgtgctaacgcttccgtttacggtctacgagggtacgtggacattactctcccctctgttgctatgccatcaccatgatcttgcgtgtgcgtaggaatttttttgaaattactacgtttcctaacagtggcatccgagcctaggttttatgcgttgatgttatatgcacgagtagaacacaagtgagttgtgggcgatacaagtcatactgcttaccagcatgtcatactttggttcggcggtattgtgagatgaagcggcccggaccgacattacgcgtacgcttacgcgagactggtttcaccgttgcgagcacttgtgcttaaaggtggctggcgggtgtctgtctctctcactttagctgaatcgagtgtggctacgcccgatccttgcgaaggttaaaacagcactaacttgacgaactatcgttgtgcttttgatgcgtaggtaagaacgcacTACACCACGACACTCAAAGCAGCGTCAAACAATCTGTCGGCATAAGTCACCTAAGGCGACACATTTGGTGGCGGTAAAGACCTTTGCCGACAAAAAGGAGCTGTCGCCTATAGTCCTGCCGGGAAAGGTCTTTAGCGACAGATAAATATATACCGACGAACAATTTGATGAGATTTGTGAGGTCTATAGCGACAGATGTTTCTTTAGCGACAGACTATGCTATGTCGACAGATCATTTGACAGTGTGATGTACCGACGGATAGTGCAATGGCCATTGCTACCCCGATAGTTTGTCCGTCAGTATGCTATGCCGACAGTCTTTGCGACCTCCAATACTTTTGCCGACACATTTACTGCCAAGGTTATACATTTCAGCACAAAATGCAAATGCATCATATATTAacctgaaaataaattcaaaacatTCAATTCATGTTCACTTTGCACAACTGCACTCTTCTATTCATCACAAGATGCCATTGACCAACGCATTTATTCAACATATATAGAAGATTCATTAGTTTTCCTTGCTACAACCATTAAAGAAATATTCAAGTCAACATACAAGTTGTGGCATGCTACAAAATATGGGTCAAGTTCATAAGAGACTAAATATTCGATCACTCTACAAAACACTATGGCAGAGCCCAAGTCTTCGATCACCAAACCGACATCAACTTCCATTTGAAGAAAATAGAAGATGTACAAAAGCCATAATATCTTCGACTTGATACTTCCCTCCATTTCACCCTACAAAAGCCCCATATGTTTGAGCAATATTATCATAGTACATTTTGTCAAACTTCTGAGTTACTCAAGTCCAAAGAACCAAAAACAGAAGATGTACAACAAACTGGCTTGGTACTGTAGTTATATGTGTAGGTCAAAGGCCGAAACATACTAATAATCATTTAAATGAAATAAAGAAACCCAGATACATGCACATTTATCAGGAAGCAGCCGTGAGCATATAGCCCAATTTTGGAGAAAATAAAGCATTAGACCAGCATTCAACTTCTTACAAACTCACGCATACAAGTTCTTACAAACACATGCGTACATATCCATGAGAGTATGCATGTTACATGAGAGTTTTCATATGCTGATAAAAGAAGAGTATCAAACAAGGGTGAGTATGCATCTACATCGTTCAAAGTTAGCTACAGTTTTAATCAAACATACAACTCTAAACTATAGCAATTGAGAACCAACAGGTCATTGTGAAATTGATCAGTTAGATTGCTAGACCCAGCAGTGCCTTACAAACACTGATAACCTTTTCTTCTTTTTATAGTATGGAAATCATAAAGttatttattcattttttgaaacgGTTAAAGTTATTTTTGACTACTACAGCTACATCCAATGTAAGACTACACATGAACATATGTGAATGATCAACTATTGTATGTTGATGCATAAGTTTGCAGGATActtaaatactgttttctttcatgCTCACTAGTCGCTTCTCAGAAAACTGAATCTGAAAGCACCTCCTTACTTGGTTTTCAACTACTGGAGAGGTCGTTCTGTATTGGTCGTGTATAATCATTCTCGGTTCTCCTGCAATACAAGCAGAAAAAAAACATGAGCAACGAACCACCACATATACAATGTCAGACCATGCAACTGCTAATTACCGTAACGGCAAAAGACCTCTCTGTTCATCCATAGTCCATTTAACTACTACATGCTCTCAGTTCATCTATAGGCCAAGTTCAAAGCATATGCTCATTTAAAAACTTGGGCATGATCATCTATTGTAGTACTGGTACAAAAACAAATTGCACAGTTATGGTCAATTGTACCACTCACGTTATTTGAAAAAACATACACGCAAAACAATCACAAATAGAGAAGCACCACACAAGTACTAAGAACAATAAATAAACTTTTTTTTGCGTGGTACTTTTTCTTATCAGTAAACAAAGATATATATCAACCCACGCAAAAAGATATATATTAAAACGAAAGCAAAAATAAAACTTAAAGCATATGTACTCTAATGCAGAATGAATGAAGGGCATTGCTATCATCCAAAAGTAGAAATAAAACTTAAAGCTATTGATGAAAAAACTTGAACACATTGTGTAGAACTTGCATTGTTGAACAATATGCAAGAACAAGTATATAGCACTGTAATTTTCAGACAACGATATGATTTGGAAACACACCGTTCTATCAATTTAACTGCAGATCTCCATATAAAATCTCTTTTTTCCTTAAGCCCTCTACATGAGTCGTGCAGCTCCAGCACTGCCATTTGTGTGTATGGTTGTTGCATGCATTCATGAGGACAAGCAAGAGTGGTACAACAAACATGGTGATGTTGACAAGAGTAATACCTGAACTCTGCGATGACGACAACCATGGCTTTCTGCAAGGTTGGATCTACAGAAATAACCATTCATTAGTATCAGGTCATAGTTTACACTGGAACAGGAAgatgaataaaatatattttaccGCACCAAGTAATACATATGTTACCGAATTACCCATACTACATGTGACTGCTTTATCCTCGAGTGCAGCAAATGAAAGCTCACACTGCGCTTAATTAATTCAGATCTATTTTCAATACAATAGTTATCAAATGAAAGCTGCTCAGTTTCAGTAGTACATCTTGATTTAGAGGCATCAGAATATTGATCAGTACATATTCTTGAAAAAGGAATATTGATCCGTGCATAAAATTTTATGCTAAAATTGGGAACTACTGTATGTTACAAAGCAAATAACAATTGGATACGAGGCTGCTCATGGCATGCTCCATCTATTGATGATGCACATGGACTTCATTTTCTCGGTTAACCAAACCGATAAATTCCGGTAAATAAGATTCAGTTTTTATTTGTGTTAGGATTATCTCAGTTCTCATTTACCCACAAACCGAAATTCAAAAAACCAGAATAAACCGAACCGAACTAATAACCATATAAACTGAATGCCCACCCCTAGTTGTTCCTAGGCTCATCCGTCCACCTTCTGTCCGTGGTGGCTGCACCTTCAGTGGTGATACACAGACTACTAGTGAAATGTAGACTCAAAATATCAACGTCGCTGCACAAATCGGTATTCACTATGAACATACATATCAAATAGACAAAAACTTAAAACATTGGGGTACCAAGGAAGAATACACAAAGATGTGAATCGCCGGAAGTGAACAAGAAACAATAAATAGCGTCCACATTTAGGgacaaacaagatgagagaggagagATGGACCAGCAGGTGAGCTAACTGACCCATTACAACATACAGTATTGTTCATAAGAGTGCAAACAACAGGCAACATATATGTAATCATGTGACTGCATGAGAGAGATCTATCTGTGATGAACTTACAGTTCCTAAGCTTAACAAATCACATTAAGTAAAGTTCGTACAAGCAAATCTGCAACTCCTTCAAATGTAAATGAAGAAAAAATGAACATAATGCTTGCTGATACAGAAAGAAATATAGATAGCCAATGATCTGAAGGCGTCATGTGGAAATTTGAGGATTACATTTAATGAAACCAAGGCACAGTTGTGTGCGTAAATTCAGAAAACAGGGGAGACACATAAAAAGGCCAACGGACAGAAGTAGAATGCTGCCAGAGAAGAAATGAGCTGATTTTGTGTGAGAAGAACCTCAAAGACCACCCGTTACAGAAGTTGCAAGAGGGTTGGATGGTTAGAACGGATGAATTTGGGGAACGTGACTGGATGCACCTGTTACAGACCACCCGTTAAGAAAAGAGATTCAGATCCTAAAAAAGGACTGGATGCACTTAATCATGCGACTTCAAGAGAGATCAATCTGTGAAGACCTAACAGTTACGAAAGCATTAACATATCACACTAGTAAGGTTCATACAATCAAATCTGCAACTCCTTCAAAATAAAAGAATGAACAACATAATACAGAAACTGAAAAAATATCATGTGAGGTATTAAATCAGGTCGTAAGCCATTCAATAATAATGTTAACTACAGAACATACCAGAAGACAGTTAAAAGGAATATAATTGCAGCTTACATGTTGAGTTCTGGAGGCGGGGCAGGGCAAGGGGAATCAGCCGGGACAGGCTTCGCCTGTGGAGGAAGAAGAACGGCCAGCAGCTCCTCTGAACCAGCTGGCGCTGTGGACCCTCGGTGGCGGACGACGCTGCTGCTGCTTGCCGGTGGACGGTGTTGCTGCTCCTCACTCTCAGCACGGCGGGAGGCGTTGCTGCTCGTCAGCGGGATGTTGCTGCTCCTCCTTGAGTGCGGGATAAGGGAAGGGAGGCCAGGGTCCGAGATGCCGTGGCGAGAGGGGAACGACGAGCTGATCTGGGGCGGCGGCGCGCAGATCCGGGGCGGCGGCGTGGGAGGGTTAGGTTTAGGGTATGTGTTGTGCGTGGGCGGCGATAGAGAGGGGTGAGATTGGGAACGAGTATTTAGGAATTGGGTGTTTCGCGTGCCGCGCGCTCCGCTCTCTTCCGGCGCCTTATTTTTTGTGTGGGCCTAACAAAACAACCCCGACACTTTATGGGTCCCTACGAATCGGCGACACACGGACTATCAGTGAAGGTTGTATCTACCGACAGAAATTACGTCGCTGGTCTGGTGATGCTTTGGCGACAGAAAGTGTGTAACTAGCTTATTGAACACTAATAATCTGTGTGTCGGTATAGTTTGAGACAAAAAATGTGTCGGCGATGCACACTTATACCAACGGATGCATGTCGTCATTGTGGTGTCGTGGTGTAgtgacggttcttgctaagcccttagcagccacgtaaaatttgcaacaacaaagtagaggacgtctaacttatttttgcagggcatgttgtgatgtgatatggtcaagacgtgatgctatattttatcgtatgagatgatcatgttttgtaaccgaagttatcggcaactggcaggagccatatggttgtcgctttattgtatgaaatgcaaacgccctgtaattgctttactttatctaagcggtagcgatagtcgtagaagtaatagatggcgtaaacgacaatgatgctatgatgaagatcaaggtgtcgcgccggtgacgatggtgatcacgacggtgcttcggagatggagatcacaagcacaagatgatgatggccatatcatatcacttatattgattgcatgtgatgttaatcctttatgcatcttatcttgctttgattgacggtagcattttaagatgatctctcactaaaattatgaagaagtgttcttcctgagtatgcaccgttcccaaagttcgtcgtgcccagacaccacgtgatgatcgggtgtgatgagctctacgtccatctacaacgggtgcaagccagttttgcacacgcagaatactcaggttaaacttgacgagcctagcatatgcagatatggcctcggaacacggagaccgaaaggtcgagcgtgaatcatataatagatatgatcaacatagtaatgttcaccattgaaaactactccatctcacgtgatgatcggttatggtttagttgatttggatcacgtgatcacttagatgactagagagatgtctatctaagtgggagttcttaagtaatatgattaattgaacttaaatttatcatgaacttagtacctgatagtattttgcttatctatgtttgttgtagatagatggctcatgctgttgttccattgaattttaatgcgttccttgagaaagcaaagttgaaagacgatggtagcaattacacggactgggtccgtaacctgagaattatcctcattgctgcacagaaaagttacgttctggaagcaccgctgggtgccagggctgctgctgatgcaactgacgacgttaaaaacgtctggcagagcaaagctgatgactactcgatagttcagtgtgccatgctttacggcttagaaccgggtcttcaacgatgttttgaacgtcatggagcatatgagatgttccaggagttgaagttaatatttcaagcaaatgcccggattgagagaaatgaagtctccaataagttctatagctgcaagatggaggagaatagttctgtcagtgaacatatactcaaaatgtctgggtataataatcacttgattcaactgggagttaatcttcctgatgatagtgtcattgacagaattcttcaatcactgccaccaagctacaagagcttcatgatgaactataatatgcaagggatgaacaagactattcccgagctcttcgcaatgctaaaagccgcggaggtagaaatcaagaaggagcatcaagtgttgatggttaacaagaccaccagtttcaagaaaaagggcaaagggaagaagaaggggaacttcaagaagaccagcaagcaagttgctgctcaagagaagaaacccaagtctggacctaagcctgaaactgagtgcttctactgcaagcagactggacactggaaccggaactgccccaagtatttggcggataagaaggatggcaaggtgaacaaaggtatatgtgatatacatgttattgatgtgtaccttatagagatcgcagtagcacctgggtatttgatactggttctgttgctaacatttgcaactcgaaacagggactacgaaataagcgagcactggccaaggatgaggtgacgatgcgcgtgggaaacggttccaaagtcaatgtgatcgcggtcggcacactacctctacatctaccttcgggattagttttagacctgaataattgttatttggtgccagcgttgagcatgaacattatatctagatcttgtttgatgcgagacggttattcatttaaatcagagaataatggctgttctatttatatgagtaatatcttttatggtcatgcacccttgaagagtggtctatttttattgaatctcgatagtagtgatacacatattcatagtgttgaaaccaaaagatgcagagttaataatgacagtgcaacttatttgtggcactgccgtttaggtcatatcggtgtaaagcgcatgaagaaactccatactgatggaattttggaatcacttgattatgaatcacttggtacttgcgaaccgtgcctcatgggcaagatgactaaaacaccgttctccggtactatggagagagcaacagatttgttggaaatcatacatactgatgtttgtggtccaatgaatgttgaggctcgcggcgggtatcgttattttctcaccttcacagatgatttgagcagatatgggtatatatacttgatgaaacacaagtctgaaacatttgaaaagttcaaagaatttcagagtgaagtggaaaatcatcgtaacaagaaaataaaatttctacgatctgatcgtggaggagaatatttgagttacgagtttggtctacacttaaaacaatgcagaatagtttcgcaactcacgccacccggaacaccacaacgaaatggtgtgtccgaacgtcgtaatcgtactttactagatatggtgcgatctatgatgtctcttactgattta contains:
- the LOC119279726 gene encoding formin-like protein 3, with product MKPEHADVVAPDDEAAVKWAREDYIREQVLRQHQAYAELQAWCRGREEGGVTVLDGDEEDDVVSPNPPPRAHTKNKAPEESGARGTRNTQFLNTRSQSHPSLSPPTHNTYPKPNPPTPPPRICAPPPQISSSFPSRHGISDPGLPSLIPHSRRSSNIPLTSSNASRRAESEEQQHRPPASSSSVVRHRGSTAPAGSEELLAVLLPPQAKPVPADSPCPAPPPELNMCIQSRSPNSSVLTIQPSCNFCNGWSLRSNLAESHGCRHRRVQENRE